The Nitrososphaerota archaeon genome includes a window with the following:
- a CDS encoding archease gives MSEVRYRMLEHMTDAYVEAYGRDLSEAYANAAYALTDTIIDIENVKPELRKVIEVRGFDLINLLYNWLEAILLEMQVEQNVYREFSTQVSKEDDSWLIRAECFGERFVAEKHRPKVEVKAVTYHLMEVVEEGNRYVLRFLLDL, from the coding sequence GTGAGTGAAGTAAGGTATCGTATGCTTGAGCATATGACTGACGCGTACGTAGAGGCCTATGGGAGAGATTTAAGCGAAGCGTACGCAAACGCAGCATACGCGCTTACAGACACTATCATCGATATAGAGAATGTGAAACCTGAATTGAGGAAGGTGATTGAGGTAAGGGGTTTTGATCTCATAAACCTACTCTACAACTGGTTAGAGGCTATATTGTTGGAGATGCAGGTTGAGCAAAACGTTTACAGAGAGTTTTCAACACAGGTTTCAAAAGAGGACGACTCATGGCTGATTCGAGCCGAATGTTTTGGCGAAAGATTCGTTGCTGAGAAGCACCGACCAAAGGTTGAGGTGAAGGCTGTAACCTACCATCTTATGGAAGTAGTTGAGGAAGGAAACCGATATGTGCTGCGTTTTCTCCTTGATCTCTAG
- a CDS encoding UbiX family flavin prenyltransferase, whose amino-acid sequence MEIVVALSGKGLLIGIRLLKALKSLGVKSHLVLDEYSEYEIFAETGLRRSAVLALADHTYDNRDFTARIASGSYKVEGMVIAPCSLKRVADLAQGYASDLIGRAADVTLKEGRDLVISPTETPLSEGDIRNLITLAEAGATILPATPLFYTGVEDLNEAIDQLVGRMLDRFKITHNLYKPWGVS is encoded by the coding sequence ATGGAGATTGTTGTAGCGTTATCTGGTAAGGGTCTTCTAATCGGTATTAGGCTTCTGAAGGCTCTAAAAAGCCTTGGTGTAAAGAGTCATTTGGTGTTAGATGAGTATAGTGAGTATGAGATTTTTGCAGAAACGGGCTTAAGAAGGTCGGCTGTTCTTGCGTTAGCTGACCACACTTATGATAACAGAGATTTTACAGCGCGGATAGCAAGCGGCTCCTATAAGGTTGAAGGGATGGTAATAGCGCCCTGCAGCCTTAAGCGGGTCGCTGATTTGGCACAAGGTTACGCTTCAGACTTAATCGGTCGGGCTGCTGATGTTACGCTTAAGGAAGGAAGAGACCTAGTCATCTCACCTACTGAAACACCGCTCTCTGAAGGTGATATAAGGAACCTTATTACGCTCGCAGAGGCTGGTGCTACGATCCTACCAGCCACTCCATTATTCTACACCGGTGTAGAAGATTTGAATGAAGCGATAGACCAGCTCGTCGGTAGAATGCTCGATAGGTTCAAGATCACCCACAACCTCTACAAGCCTTGGGGTGTGAGTTAA
- a CDS encoding LLM class flavin-dependent oxidoreductase, with amino-acid sequence MVKFGVILPQDGKTYKEIVETAKAAEDLGFNSFWLFDHFMPFFVGKKKDYLEAWTTLSSLAAETSSIRLGTLVTCVSYRNPALLAKISSTIDVLSGGGLNSG; translated from the coding sequence TTGGTTAAGTTCGGCGTCATCTTACCGCAAGACGGGAAGACCTACAAAGAGATCGTTGAAACAGCGAAGGCTGCTGAAGATCTTGGTTTCAACTCCTTCTGGCTCTTCGACCACTTTATGCCCTTCTTCGTCGGCAAGAAGAAAGATTATCTCGAGGCTTGGACGACCCTCTCATCCCTAGCGGCGGAGACGAGCAGCATAAGGCTAGGCACATTAGTCACTTGCGTCTCATATAGGAACCCAGCGCTCCTAGCTAAGATCTCCTCCACCATAGATGTGCTCTCAGGGGGAGGCTTGAATTCGGGATAG
- a CDS encoding LLM class flavin-dependent oxidoreductase — MGAGWYSAEYEAYGYPFPRAGVRLAQLKEAISIIKGMWTHPQFTFEGRYYTVRDAVCEPKPLQTPHPPVLIGGSRPKMLQLMAEEADIANFGYRVFGLRKAASTLDTLCKKVGRAPSDLVKSYTGVCFVTKGLLKVFLNTPHLDVVVAGSPTRCADKIDRLLMLGFTYFILQFIGRDRLKGMEVFAKEVIPVF; from the coding sequence ATAGGTGCGGGTTGGTATAGTGCTGAATACGAAGCATATGGCTACCCCTTCCCGAGGGCTGGTGTAAGGTTAGCGCAGCTCAAGGAAGCCATAAGTATAATTAAGGGTATGTGGACGCATCCACAATTCACGTTTGAGGGAAGGTATTACACGGTTAGAGATGCTGTATGTGAGCCCAAGCCTCTACAGACCCCGCACCCCCCAGTACTTATAGGTGGAAGTAGACCGAAGATGCTCCAGCTTATGGCTGAAGAGGCTGATATCGCCAACTTCGGTTATAGGGTCTTCGGGTTAAGAAAGGCAGCATCCACACTCGATACGTTATGTAAGAAGGTGGGGCGTGCACCATCAGATCTGGTGAAATCGTATACTGGTGTATGTTTTGTCACAAAAGGTCTGCTTAAGGTCTTTCTGAACACACCCCACCTTGATGTGGTTGTAGCAGGCTCTCCTACACGATGTGCTGATAAGATTGACAGGCTTCTTATGTTGGGCTTCACATACTTCATCTTACAGTTTATTGGTAGAGATAGGCTTAAGGGTATGGAGGTTTTCGCTAAAGAGGTTATACCTGTCTTCTGA
- a CDS encoding RNase P subunit produces MKPPRRLLADLARQRIERILLVALEVAKTDYELAKKEAALARRIALKYNVRLPFSLKRFFCHGCKQLIIPGLNCRVRLSRRAHILRVTCLMCGHTYRRPLG; encoded by the coding sequence TTGAAGCCGCCGAGACGCCTGTTAGCCGATCTAGCTAGACAGAGGATTGAAAGAATTTTACTGGTAGCTTTAGAGGTAGCTAAAACAGATTACGAGCTCGCAAAGAAGGAGGCTGCGTTGGCTCGGCGAATAGCCTTAAAGTACAATGTACGCTTACCCTTTTCTCTTAAAAGATTCTTCTGCCACGGCTGCAAGCAGCTTATCATACCTGGATTAAACTGCAGAGTTAGGCTCTCACGTAGAGCACACATCTTGAGGGTGACCTGTTTGATGTGCGGGCACACTTATAGACGCCCTTTAGGGTAG
- a CDS encoding 30S ribosomal protein S19e, producing the protein MPTVYDVPQDLLIKRLAEYLRRLPQVAPPMWAYMVKTGSHAERPPADREWWYTRAASILRKLYLHGPLGLSDLESMYGGRKSVGYSLAHHRDGGGSNIRRILQQLESAGLVAKEGKKGRVLTNKGRSLLDRLSGEIFKELVKVNPELAKYG; encoded by the coding sequence ATGCCGACCGTCTACGACGTGCCACAAGATCTACTCATAAAAAGACTTGCTGAGTACCTTAGGCGACTTCCTCAAGTTGCACCACCGATGTGGGCTTATATGGTTAAGACTGGTTCACACGCCGAGCGCCCACCAGCAGATAGAGAGTGGTGGTATACAAGGGCTGCATCTATACTCAGGAAACTCTACCTACATGGACCTCTTGGTCTAAGCGATCTCGAGTCTATGTATGGGGGTAGAAAGAGTGTAGGTTATTCGCTAGCGCATCATAGGGACGGAGGAGGCTCTAACATCAGACGTATCCTACAGCAGCTGGAGTCTGCCGGATTAGTAGCCAAAGAAGGTAAGAAAGGTAGGGTCTTGACGAACAAGGGTCGCAGCCTTCTTGATAGGCTTAGTGGTGAAATATTTAAGGAGCTGGTTAAAGTAAACCCTGAGCTGGCAAAATATGGTTGA
- a CDS encoding DNA-binding protein — translation MASETQDRQMREEQQRAIRESILRIIFTSEARERLANIRMVRPELAKLVEDRFIQLASAGKLTHPVTDEELKQVLASLQQPKREFKIRWA, via the coding sequence ATGGCTTCTGAAACACAGGATAGGCAGATGCGTGAAGAGCAGCAGAGAGCCATCAGAGAATCCATACTTAGAATAATCTTCACCTCAGAAGCGCGTGAACGCCTCGCAAACATAAGAATGGTCAGACCGGAGCTGGCGAAGCTAGTAGAGGATCGCTTTATACAGCTCGCCTCAGCCGGTAAACTTACACACCCCGTCACCGATGAGGAGCTTAAGCAGGTTTTAGCGAGCCTACAGCAGCCTAAGAGAGAGTTTAAGATAAGGTGGGCTTAG
- a CDS encoding 50S ribosomal protein L39e, producing the protein MSRNKPSGLKIRLISKLKENYAVPTWVIVKTKRRVRTHPGRRHWRRSRLKVG; encoded by the coding sequence TTGAGTAGAAACAAGCCTTCTGGTTTAAAGATACGCCTCATCTCGAAACTGAAGGAGAACTACGCTGTGCCGACTTGGGTTATCGTTAAGACTAAACGCAGAGTAAGAACACACCCTGGGAGAAGGCATTGGCGTAGAAGTAGGCTTAAGGTCGGGTAG
- a CDS encoding 50S ribosomal protein L31e (one of the proteins encircling the polypeptide exit tunnel in the ribozyme), producing the protein MSKEDDVELERIYTVNLRRLIITPRWRRAVRAVNMLKEFAQKHMKASEVKIDQSVNNLIWSRGIESPPRKLTVKMVKDKDGVVTISLPSED; encoded by the coding sequence ATGAGTAAAGAAGATGATGTTGAGCTTGAGAGGATCTATACCGTAAACCTAAGGCGCCTCATCATAACCCCGCGATGGAGGAGAGCGGTAAGAGCGGTCAATATGTTGAAAGAGTTTGCGCAGAAGCATATGAAGGCTAGCGAAGTTAAGATAGATCAATCAGTTAACAATCTTATTTGGAGCAGAGGCATCGAAAGCCCTCCACGTAAGCTTACAGTCAAGATGGTGAAGGATAAGGATGGCGTAGTTACAATATCACTACCATCCGAAGATTAG